In Streptomyces thermolilacinus SPC6, a single genomic region encodes these proteins:
- a CDS encoding Rieske 2Fe-2S domain-containing protein, producing the protein MERSLTRHPAAQAARRLLPSAGGPGRILRGVDRLERWPGADRLIDAVRGAVHAAPLGRGRDVLHGRWLGHPVHPLMVQVPLGTWLSAAVLDLLPGHRRGARTLIGVGLVAAGPSALAGWTDWADLPKEQQRVGLVHAASNLTAVALYASSYLARRRGQVWRGKALGLAGLSVVAVGGALGGHLAYRQAAGANHAEYVPHVVGEGWHEVGALAEFPVGRPVRRLVGEVEVMVVREEGGAVHVLADRCSHMAGPLSEGDIEDGCVRCPWHGSLFRLADGWNVEGPATAPQPSFDTRVTGDRLEVRLRRPGDEGRGAGAEAA; encoded by the coding sequence ATGGAACGATCACTCACGCGTCATCCCGCCGCGCAGGCCGCGCGGCGGCTCCTCCCGTCAGCGGGCGGGCCCGGGCGCATCCTGCGCGGTGTGGACCGGCTGGAGCGGTGGCCCGGCGCCGACCGGCTGATCGACGCCGTGCGGGGCGCCGTCCACGCGGCTCCGCTGGGGCGGGGCCGGGACGTGCTGCACGGGCGCTGGCTGGGCCACCCCGTGCATCCACTGATGGTGCAGGTGCCGCTCGGCACGTGGCTGTCGGCGGCCGTGCTCGACCTGCTGCCCGGCCACCGGCGCGGCGCCCGGACCCTCATCGGGGTGGGCCTGGTGGCGGCCGGGCCTTCGGCGCTGGCCGGGTGGACCGACTGGGCGGACCTGCCGAAGGAGCAGCAGCGGGTGGGCCTGGTGCACGCGGCGTCCAACCTCACGGCCGTCGCCCTGTACGCGTCCTCGTACCTGGCGCGGCGCCGGGGGCAGGTCTGGCGCGGCAAGGCCCTGGGCCTGGCCGGGCTGTCCGTGGTGGCCGTCGGCGGCGCGCTGGGCGGTCACCTCGCCTACCGGCAGGCGGCGGGCGCCAACCACGCCGAGTACGTCCCGCACGTGGTCGGGGAGGGCTGGCACGAGGTCGGCGCACTCGCGGAGTTCCCCGTGGGCCGCCCCGTACGGCGCCTCGTCGGGGAGGTCGAGGTGATGGTGGTCCGCGAGGAGGGCGGCGCCGTCCATGTGCTGGCCGACCGGTGCAGCCACATGGCGGGGCCATTGTCCGAGGGAGACATCGAGGACGGCTGCGTACGGTGCCCCTGGCACGGCAGCCTGTTCCGGCTGGCCGACGGCTGGAACGTCGAGGGCCCGGCCACGGCGCCCCAGCCGTCGTTCGACACTCGCGTGACGGGCGACCGCCTGGAGGTGCGGCTGCGGCGCCCGGGCGATGAGGGGCGCGGCGCCGGTGCCGAGGCCGCGTGA
- the trxA gene encoding thioredoxin — protein sequence MSTIELTKENFDQVVSENDFVLIDFWASWCGPCLKFAPVFETVSERHPDLVFAKVNTEAEQELAAAFEIQSIPTLMIVRDNVAVFAQPGALPEPVLEDLIGQARGLDMDAVKKSIEDAKAAGQQAPGGDD from the coding sequence ATGAGCACGATCGAACTGACCAAGGAGAACTTCGACCAGGTCGTGTCGGAGAACGACTTCGTCCTGATCGACTTCTGGGCTTCCTGGTGCGGCCCGTGCCTCAAGTTCGCCCCGGTCTTCGAGACGGTGTCGGAGCGCCACCCCGACCTGGTGTTCGCCAAGGTGAACACCGAGGCGGAGCAGGAGCTCGCCGCCGCCTTCGAGATCCAGTCGATCCCGACGCTGATGATCGTCCGGGACAACGTCGCCGTGTTCGCCCAGCCGGGCGCACTGCCGGAGCCGGTGCTGGAGGACCTCATCGGGCAGGCCCGGGGGCTGGACATGGACGCGGTGAAGAAGTCCATCGAGGACGCCAAGGCAGCCGGTCAGCAGGCCCCCGGCGGGGACGACTGA